One segment of Streptomyces sp. NBC_01463 DNA contains the following:
- a CDS encoding metal-dependent hydrolase, with the protein MSNTQPAAVASEWTPLKARRVSFAWDRTPLHWVPGDPFTTHTINVLHLLLPAGERWFIHVYRQVLPYIHDEQLRQDVIGFIGQEAMHSQAHDDVLPHLRELGLDPTPYTAQIDWFFEKLLGDRTLPPGRARKWWLMERVATIAAIEHYTAFLGDWILNADALDRRGADPTMLDLLRWHGAEEVEHRSVAFDVFMHVDGGYRRRVRTWATAFSALAFLWQRGARFFMENDPSLLDGKASFGQFYRSGRRGTLPSTPSMLRSIPRYLSRGYHPSQEGSTAQAVDYLARSPAAVAAEARTTEAR; encoded by the coding sequence ATGTCTAACACGCAGCCAGCGGCGGTCGCGTCGGAGTGGACCCCGCTCAAGGCCCGCCGGGTCTCCTTCGCCTGGGACAGGACGCCCCTGCACTGGGTACCCGGCGACCCGTTCACCACGCACACCATCAACGTGCTCCATCTGCTGCTCCCGGCGGGGGAACGCTGGTTCATCCACGTCTACCGCCAGGTGCTCCCGTACATCCACGACGAGCAACTGCGCCAGGACGTCATCGGGTTCATCGGGCAGGAGGCGATGCACTCCCAGGCCCACGACGACGTGCTGCCGCACCTGCGGGAGCTCGGGCTCGACCCGACGCCGTACACCGCGCAGATCGACTGGTTCTTCGAGAAGCTGCTCGGCGACCGGACGCTGCCGCCCGGCAGGGCGCGCAAGTGGTGGCTGATGGAACGGGTGGCGACGATCGCGGCGATCGAGCACTACACCGCGTTCCTCGGCGACTGGATCCTGAACGCCGACGCACTGGACCGGCGGGGCGCCGATCCCACCATGCTGGACCTGCTGCGCTGGCACGGCGCGGAGGAGGTCGAGCACCGCTCGGTCGCCTTCGACGTGTTCATGCACGTCGACGGCGGTTACCGGCGGCGGGTGCGGACCTGGGCGACGGCGTTCTCCGCGCTGGCCTTCCTCTGGCAGCGCGGCGCCCGGTTCTTCATGGAGAACGACCCGAGCCTGCTGGACGGCAAGGCGTCCTTCGGGCAGTTCTACCGCAGCGGCCGCCGCGGCACCCTGCCCAGCACCCCGTCGATGCTGCGGTCCATCCCGCGCTACCTGAGCCGCGGTTACCACCCCTCGCAGGAGGGCAGCACGGCGCAGGCCGTCGACTATCTCGCCCGTTCGCCCGCCGCGGTCGCGGCCGAGGCCCGTACGACGGAAGCCCGTTGA